AATTGAATATATAGCCGATGATATTAGCGGTATTGATGTCCATCGGGAAGGATATTTCAGAGGGGTACGGTTGAACAGCGGAAAACAGGTAGAGGGGGAAAGGGCTTTTATCGCTTTTGGGGGAAATGAAGTCAAGTCCGATCTGGCTAGGCAGCTCGGGGCAGAGAGGCTGGAGAACCGGCATATCCTCACCGATCTGCGCAGTAAGATGACCAGCGTGCCCAACTTGTGGGCTGCTGGGGATGTGGGTGTACATGCGGAACAAGTGACGATCGCAATGGGGGAAGGCTCACAAGCGGCGATCTGGATGCACAAGGCGTTGGCAAAGATGAAGCACGAGCGTGAGAGCAGCAAAGTTCTGGTTAGAAGCTAAGGGTATTGTTTTTGACTGGGCTAAAGATCAATGGTTTCGGAGTTTACTTCCAGTTGCTTGGCTTGCTGCATCGCGAAAACAGATATAATTTTCTCGTTAGCTTCGAGCGCTTGTTGGCCTAGATCGCTAAGCGCATATACGCCCCGGCTTACACGTACAAACCAGCGATAAAAGTTTTTTTGTAGTAGACCGCTGATGATGGGAATTCCTGTGAGCTCACGCAGTTTACGGGGACTGAGCGGCCCAAGTGTGTGAATCAGATAAGCGCAATGAAGGGACTTCTCCCGGTAGGCGGTCATCAGCTTCTGCTGGGTGCTGCCTCCTATGTTGTAGTCGCCGCTTCGTTCGCGAAACTCATGAACGACTTGATTGGCAGCTCGTTTATTATGGCGCAGCGTGTAAGGGATTGGCTCGCAGACGATTTCGACTGCGGGTTTTTTGCGTTTATAGAATTGTACGGTAATGATTCCTAGGCCCAGCATGCGGCAGAGACGTCTGATATCGTCCCAATGCAGTCGATGAGGTGCTTTTCCTTTATTAGGAAGCTCAAAGGCAACATATACCTGATTGGTTAGCTTTAAACGGTCTATGCCTTGAACGAGAAGAGGAATGTTCAGACTCTTTTTCAACTCGACGATCACCGGAGGTTCGTCCCCCCGCATCGCAACCAGGTCACAGTGCTTCACTTCACCTTTCACGCTGTAACCGAGTTGTTCGAAATATTGTTTAATTGGAGCATACAGCTCGGTCTCGCGTTGTATGGCCATAACTCTATGAAGCCTCCAGCTAATAGGATCAAGTCGTTGTACCATTATAACACATGATTTGGTAGAATAGGGTCTGAAGTAACTTGTACGTACATGTTGACAGGGATGAGGAGGAGCCGAAGAATGAGTTCAAGAAAGGAAGATTCTGTGCTGAATGCTTGGCTGGGTCGAAGCTTCGATTGTGACTGTGGGAAGAGGCATGAAGTGCCGATTAGGCACATCGTTATTGAGCGTGGGGCTATAGAACAGGTGGCTGAATATTTACTGCAATCCGGTTACCGCCATGTTACACTGGTGGCGGATGAGCTTACGCAGCGGGTTGCAGGCGAGCGGCTGCGCGGACTGCTGGAAGCGGCGCAGCTTCAAGTTTCCGCCAGCGTGATCCGCGAGAACACGCTAGGTGAGGTCGCTGCCGACGAGGAGGCGATCGTGCAGGTGCTGCTCGATACGCCGATCTCATCGCAGGTTCTTATTGCCGTGGGCTCGGGCACCGTCCACGATATCGTGCGCTTCGCCGCCCATCGGACGAAGCGGCCGTTCTTGTCCGTGCCGACGGCTCCGTCCGTCGACGGCTTCGCTTCGGTCG
This genomic window from Paenibacillus hexagrammi contains:
- a CDS encoding DUF2161 domain-containing phosphodiesterase; translation: MAIQRETELYAPIKQYFEQLGYSVKGEVKHCDLVAMRGDEPPVIVELKKSLNIPLLVQGIDRLKLTNQVYVAFELPNKGKAPHRLHWDDIRRLCRMLGLGIITVQFYKRKKPAVEIVCEPIPYTLRHNKRAANQVVHEFRERSGDYNIGGSTQQKLMTAYREKSLHCAYLIHTLGPLSPRKLRELTGIPIISGLLQKNFYRWFVRVSRGVYALSDLGQQALEANEKIISVFAMQQAKQLEVNSETIDL